The genomic DNA CGCATTCAATTAAAAGGGGGGTAGGCCTTATGAAAAAAGGTTTATCAGTAATTATGATTTTACTTATGTCACTCAGTGTTCTGGCAGGTTGTAATTTTGAAAAGAAAGAAATTTATAACATTGCAACAGCCTCGACAGGCGGTACTTATTATCCGATTGGTGTCGGTATGGGACAGCTTTGGACAGAGCACTACAGAGACCAGAATATTAAATTTAACGGACAATCATCGGCCGGATCAGTAGAAAATATTGATCTGATGAAAAATGGTGAGGCAGATATGTCGATTCTTCAAAACCTGATTTCGACGCAAGCTTATGAAGGCAGCGGCGTATTTGAAGGAAATGAATATAAAGATTTAAGAGCAATTGGGATGATCTGGCCAAACGTAGAACATTTCGTATTAATGAACAGTGAAGTTGATAGCGGCGACATTTCAGACATTGAAGGGAATTCATTCTCGGTTGGACCGCAGGCAAGTGGAACAGAACAGTCGACTATGACAATGATGGAAGGTATCGGACTCGATAAGAGTAATATCCGACCTGAATATCTTGGTTATGACGATACTATTTCTTCAATGAGAGACGGAAGACTGGATGGCGGTTCACTGCCGGCCGGTGTCCCGGTTTCTGCTATTACTGACATGCTCGCAAGTAATTTAAGTGCGACTATTTTAGAAGTGACGGATGAACAGCTTGCACAGATTAATGAAGTAGCTGATGCATGGTATCCATATACAATAGAAGCGGGAACATACCCACGTCAGGAAGAGGATATCCAGACGATTGCCCAGCCGAACGTACTGGTGGCAACACCGGAAATGGATACAGAGTTTGTTTATGATTTAACGAAGATTTTATATGAGAATCAGGAATTTATGATAGGTGTTCATAATTCAGCGAAAGAGATGAAAGTAGAAACAGCACTGGAAGGTTTAAATACACCACTTCATGCTGGTGCTTACAAATACTTTGACGAGCAGGGACTGGATATCCCAGAGAAACTGAAACCGATCGAATTAGATGAGGAGGCTGAGGAAAATGAGTAATACTCAAGAACCGGTAATTGAAGAAATATCTCCTGAGGAATACAGAGAGCAGCGATTGCAGGGGTGGCCGGCTAAAGCAGCAGCGATTATTGGGATTATACTCGCTGTATTTGTCTTACTGACATCGAGTTATTTAAATATGCAGGAGTTTTACAGAAATACGATTTTTCTTATCCTAGTCGTCGTTCTCGGTTTTTTTATTTATCCTGTAAATAAGAAAAAGCCCGGACAGAAGTTTTCATATTTTGACCTGGGTCTCGCAGCATTGGGGATTGTGTCTATAGGTTATATCACACTGACCTATACTAATCTTCATGTCGAAAGAATGTCGCAGGCAACTACTGTCGATTACGTATTCGCAATTATATGTATCGCGGTATTATTTGAAATTACCCGCCGTTCAATCGGCTGGTTTATACCAATTTTAAGTGTGCTGGCAATGGTGTATGCAGTATATGGGGCATACTTCCCGATAGACTTTGCACATTCAGGGTTCAGCATGGAAAGATTACTTTACAGAATTTATATGACTTCTAACGGTATATTCGGAAGTACATTATCTATCGCATCAACTTATATTGTGCTGTTTATCTTATTTGGTGCATTCCTGAGTGCCAGCGGCGCAAGTAAACTGTTTAATGATCTGGCGCTTGCGATTGCAGGACAGCGACGCGGCGGACCTGCACAGGTTGCCGTTATTACAAGTGCACTGACAGGAACATTAAACGGGAGTGCGGTTGCTAACGTTGCAACGACAGGTGCTTTTACAATTCCATTAATGAAAAGTATTGGTTTAAAACCTCGCTTTGCCGCGGGTGTTGAAGCAGCAGCGTCAACCGGTGGAATGATTATGCCGCCGATTATGGGAGCTGCAGCTTTCATCATGGCAGGTTTCCTCGGAGTTCCGTACACAGTTATTGTTGTTGCAGGAATCATACCAGCGTTACTGTATTACCTCGCATTAATTTTTGCAGTGGATACAGAGGCTAAAAAGCAAGGATTGAAAGGTCTGAGCAAAGATAATATTCCTGAGATAAAAGCAGTACTGCTTGAAAGAGGTGCGCTGCTGATACCGATTATAGTGGTATTCATCGTATTACTGACTGGGCGTACAGCAATTATGGCAGGTTTTGCAGGAATTATAGCAGCAATAATTACATCGTACTTAACGAAAGATAAAACGAACAGAATTACATTTACGAAGTTTTTTGCAGCACTCAATGATGGTGCAAGAGGATCAGTTCAGGTTGCGATCGCCTGTGCGTCCGTAGGAATTATTATTGCAGTAGTGTCAATGAGCGGTGTCGGTTCAATGCTGGCATACAATGTTATCGATATTGCAGGAGGAAACTTATTCCTTATCCTTATTATGGTAATGGCCACATGTATTGTACTGAGCTTTGGTTTACCATCTACAGCACTTTATATCGTTGTTGCAGTTACAGCAGCACCTGCTCTTGTTCAGGCAGGAATTACGCCGCTGGCAGCTCATTTCTTTGTATTCTATTTCGGAGCAATGTCGAACGTAACACCGCCTGTAGCACTGGCAGCATACACAGGTGCAGGTATCGCAAATGCCGATCCAATGCAGACATCATGGACTGCACTGAGACTGGCGTTACCTGGATTTATCATTCCGTTTATCATCGCTTACGACCCGATCTTATTACTGGATACTACTGATGGTCCGATTGATTATCTGAGATTAGCGATTGTGGTAGTGACAGCTATAATAGGTGTATATGCACTGGCAGTTGGACTTGGTAAATTTATTAAGACAAGACTTAATATAGTCGAACAGCTGGCAATGATGGCAGTAGCGTTCTTATTAATAACAACTGATCAGATGATGGATGTTATTGGACTTGCTCTGTTTGCAGTTGTGATGGTTATCCATTATGCAAGAAGCAGAAAAAAGGTGGAAATGAGCGATGGAGCCTATTAAGAAAGAGAAATTGTCAGATTTAATTTTCGACAATCTGATCGAGCAAATAAAAAGAGGGGATTACAAGATAGACGATAAACTCCCATCTGAGAATGAACTTGCTAAATACTATAAGGTGAGCCGCGTACCAATCAGAGAAGCATTAAGTAAGCTTATCTCGATCGGCTACGTGGAATCCAGCCAAGGCAAAGGGACATATGTAAAAAATACATCTGTTTCAGAACAGGTTAAACAGTTTACTTATGGAACTTTTAATAAGAAGGAACTTTTTGATTTGCTGGAAATGAGAACGGTAATAGAAGTCCGTTCAGCATATTTCGCGGCAGAACGCAGAACTGAAGAAAATCTTTTGAAAATTGAAGAAGCACTGAATCATTTTAAAAAGATAACGACAGACCAGAGAATTATAGGTATGGAAGCGGACTACGATTTCCACAAGGCAGTAGTAATCTCGACTCAGAATGATTATCTGATTCAAACATTTAAAAATCTGCAGTCGGTACACCGCGATGCGCTGGAGTTTTCACTTAAACTGAATGTCGGTAAACCGAGGAAAAGAGAACAGGTTTATGATGAGCACGTGATTATTTACGATGCGATTAAAAATCAGCAGCCTGAACTTGCAGCTGACCTGATGAAAGAACATTTATTTAATATGAGAAGAAAACTTGGTGACGATAGAATTTAGGTGGTTTATATGGAAAAAATAATTATGGATAAATTAAATGAAATTTTTAAGGAACGCTTACTGACTGAAGTGGATGACAGAGTTTCTTACAGCTACGACGCTTCATTTGGTCAGCACTTGCCGGACTTCGTTGTACAGGTATTAAGTTCCGAGGAAGTTCAGAAGACTGTTCAGATTGCTGATGAATTTGAAATTCCGATATATCCAAGAGGTGCAAGTACAAGCTTATCCGGCGGCCCGCTGCCGGTTCATGGCGGTATAGTTATGGATTTCTCGCAGTGGACGCAGAAACTGGAGATTTATCCAGAAGACCTGATTATTAAAGTGAGCCCTGGTGTAAAGACCGGAGATATTCATAAGCTAGCTGAACAGCATAACTTAATGTATGCTCCAGATCCGTCTTCATCTTCGATTTGCACTATTGGTGGAAACCTGGCTGAAAACGCCGGCGGACCGAGAGGTGTAAAGTACGGTGTGACTAAGGATTATGTTATTGGTCTTGAAGTTGTTACTGCCGAAGGGAAACTGATTAAAACAGGCGGCAGCACCGTGAAGAACGTCACAGGATATGACTTAACGAAACTCCTGATCGGTTCTGAGGGAACTCTTGGAATTATTACTGAAGCGACATTACGGTTAATTCCCAAACCACTGGATACGATGACAGCC from Jeotgalicoccus saudimassiliensis includes the following:
- a CDS encoding TAXI family TRAP transporter solute-binding subunit: MKKGLSVIMILLMSLSVLAGCNFEKKEIYNIATASTGGTYYPIGVGMGQLWTEHYRDQNIKFNGQSSAGSVENIDLMKNGEADMSILQNLISTQAYEGSGVFEGNEYKDLRAIGMIWPNVEHFVLMNSEVDSGDISDIEGNSFSVGPQASGTEQSTMTMMEGIGLDKSNIRPEYLGYDDTISSMRDGRLDGGSLPAGVPVSAITDMLASNLSATILEVTDEQLAQINEVADAWYPYTIEAGTYPRQEEDIQTIAQPNVLVATPEMDTEFVYDLTKILYENQEFMIGVHNSAKEMKVETALEGLNTPLHAGAYKYFDEQGLDIPEKLKPIELDEEAEENE
- a CDS encoding TRAP transporter permease — translated: MSNTQEPVIEEISPEEYREQRLQGWPAKAAAIIGIILAVFVLLTSSYLNMQEFYRNTIFLILVVVLGFFIYPVNKKKPGQKFSYFDLGLAALGIVSIGYITLTYTNLHVERMSQATTVDYVFAIICIAVLFEITRRSIGWFIPILSVLAMVYAVYGAYFPIDFAHSGFSMERLLYRIYMTSNGIFGSTLSIASTYIVLFILFGAFLSASGASKLFNDLALAIAGQRRGGPAQVAVITSALTGTLNGSAVANVATTGAFTIPLMKSIGLKPRFAAGVEAAASTGGMIMPPIMGAAAFIMAGFLGVPYTVIVVAGIIPALLYYLALIFAVDTEAKKQGLKGLSKDNIPEIKAVLLERGALLIPIIVVFIVLLTGRTAIMAGFAGIIAAIITSYLTKDKTNRITFTKFFAALNDGARGSVQVAIACASVGIIIAVVSMSGVGSMLAYNVIDIAGGNLFLILIMVMATCIVLSFGLPSTALYIVVAVTAAPALVQAGITPLAAHFFVFYFGAMSNVTPPVALAAYTGAGIANADPMQTSWTALRLALPGFIIPFIIAYDPILLLDTTDGPIDYLRLAIVVVTAIIGVYALAVGLGKFIKTRLNIVEQLAMMAVAFLLITTDQMMDVIGLALFAVVMVIHYARSRKKVEMSDGAY
- a CDS encoding FadR/GntR family transcriptional regulator — encoded protein: MEPIKKEKLSDLIFDNLIEQIKRGDYKIDDKLPSENELAKYYKVSRVPIREALSKLISIGYVESSQGKGTYVKNTSVSEQVKQFTYGTFNKKELFDLLEMRTVIEVRSAYFAAERRTEENLLKIEEALNHFKKITTDQRIIGMEADYDFHKAVVISTQNDYLIQTFKNLQSVHRDALEFSLKLNVGKPRKREQVYDEHVIIYDAIKNQQPELAADLMKEHLFNMRRKLGDDRI